Below is a genomic region from Oreochromis niloticus isolate F11D_XX linkage group LG13, O_niloticus_UMD_NMBU, whole genome shotgun sequence.
AAGAGAGACCCCACTGGGTAAAATCTTCACTAGTAAATAGCCCCTTCACATGCTAGAAGCTCTACTGTGAGATATGTGTCAAAAGATGTAGTTATTTCATATGTCATACTGCACATGTGCATATTTAGGCATGGCTGGCTGATCCTCACGGCGGTCCCGAGGGGGAGGAGAACATCAGAGCGCTCCTTGCAGAAGCCAAACGCATCGCCGATCTATGCGAAGACCCCAAAGAGAGGGACGACATCCTGCGTTCCATAAGTGAGATCGCAGGACTCACTGCCAGGCTTATGGAGCTACGCAGACAGTACGCTTTCACCTCACATTTCTCATGCTCGATGACACGTGCATTGTGAAAACTATACGTAATACTTAGACACTCTTTCCATAGGCTCAAAGTGCAACCCCATGCCACCAATAGGTGGCATATTTTACCCACCTGGAAAATATGTTGTTGCCTGTCAACCTTGGGCATGAGTCCTCCAATAAGGTTTTAAACTGTTTGAATACGGTGTCACGGTGTTTCTGTGGAGGGGAATTTCAAGGGAAATACCACTTAACTAAACAATGGACTTTAATCTAAATGCTTCTGTAGCTCAGTGGATGATGGCTAGATTAGTTGCTTTTAGGAACATAACTGTAATGGTCTTCAGCTGCATTTATTGAGCATAAAGAGAAagcaaattcaatttcaaacaCTGAACAAATTACCTAGATATGCTCTAATTAATACTGATCTGCACTTTAAaggtaaaaaatgtaaaaaaatgtgGCTATGCTGTTCCGCATTTGGAACAGATAGTACTTTTACAGTGTGTAATTTAGTAGAGATATTATCACTGTACTACGGTATCCTGTCAAAACAGCTGTGCAAGGTCATAAAAAGAGATTTTGTGATACATGAATCTGactttgttcttcttttcttaGAAGAATGATAAAGGCATTTCTTAAACTGTGCCCTGAATTATTGTCCTGACCAGAACTTGTAGTTTTATGTCTAATAATCTGGACATACACATATAGAaatgttttgtctttatttctactacacaaaaaaagcaatATTAGGCTTTAAAAGTggtatttctcttttttggtgGTATCTAACAGGGGTGTAGTGTTATTTTATAGTCTATATTAAGTCTTTTATGCCTTTTTGTCTCTCCCTCAAGTCGTCTATCTTTGTTTGTTACTGTCTCAGGGGTAAAGGTGACAGTCCTGAGGCCCGTGCACTCGCTAAGCAGATTGGGGCGGCGCTACTGACCCTGCAGTCTAAAACCAACCGCGCCGTAGCCAACATGAGACCAGCCAAGCCTGCAGTAACCTTGGAGGGCAAGATGGAGCAGGCCCTCCGGTGGGTGAACAACCCTGGAGTGGACGACAGAGGAGTAGGTAAGTGGTGCTGGATGACTGCTCTAGGGAGTGATGATGCAGTAGTTTGTCTGAAAAATAAACACCCTGACCTTCCAGCGCATTTTGTGCGTCTCTGTGGATGATGGACGGATTGTAAAAGAAACCAGACAGCAAGTGAATATCGCTCTTTGGGGATGTTAGGCACATGTGATCAGTGAGGTAACTGTAAAATGTCTCAGGCAGGAAATGTGATTGCGTGGCACAGAAATGGCTGTGCTGTTTCCTTAAATGCTCACAATGATGCATTTTGTGCATCATTGATTGACTAACTCGACTAGTTTAGTCATTCAGGGactcttttattgttttcatgCTTTGTTATTGCTGTCTTCCTGCTTTGTCATTTGATTGTTTCCTATTTTGTCCCATGCTTCCGTATGGGAGCAGAGTGTGAGAGGCTACAGTGGAACACAGGTATCTCTCTCTGAAGCTTTCTTAGAAGACATAACCAAACATGTTATTAACTTCCTGGAAACTATATAGTGTTAGCATTTACTGCAAACTATAGCATCCTACTATCGATGTTGCAAGAAATGACATCACTTCTCACTTTGTATTTTTAGTCCCTGTGaccaacaaaaaagaaaaagaaaaaagcgaTACTCCTATATCTAAATATGGGGTTGTAATTGAGGTATCTAGAGCATGACTTCTACCCTGTGTTACTCTCTAGGTCAGGCAGCAATCAGAGGAATGGTTGGGGAAGGGAGGAGGCTGGCAGGAGGCCTGTTAGGCCCGTATCGTCAGGATATGATTGGGCGCTGTGACCGAACAGAGGCTCTGATGACATCCTTGGCAGACATGGCTGGCAGGGGAGAGGCTGAGGCTCCTCATGCGCGCGCtacagctgcacagctgcaggacACCCTCAAGGTATCTCACAAGCATGCACATTTAGTCTATAAATAAATTAATGCGGAAACACAACCTCCCCTGTAATCATATATAAACAAGTTTCCAAATACACAAAATATACCTGACTAAAAATCGTGGAAAAGGGTAAAACTCACGATGGCTGGAATATTTCTGTTTGATCGAAAGGTGCAGCCAATATAACAAAGGCATGGGGACTGAGGATGCATAGTGTAAGACTCAGTAATGTTGATTTCATTGAAAGTGTTGGTGCAGAGCTCCCCCTTGTGGATTTATGCAACAATCTCTGCTTCATCCAGGACCTGAGGCAGCGCATGCAGGAGGTGATGACCCAGGAGGTGTCTGATGTTTTCAGTGACACCACCACACCCATCAAACTGCTGGCTGTGGCTGCAACTGCACCTCCTGATGCACCAAACAGAGAAGAGGTCAGTAATGCACAAAACACAGCTCCAATAACACATCCCATTCACCTGTTTCCATTAATAGCACACCATGGCTCAGCTGTGTGGTGTGGGAGGTTGATTATGTCTACACTTTGACTGAAGTGCTGCTAATGTTTGTGAAAGGTTTTTGAAGAGCGCGCAGGGAACTTTGAGACCCACGCGGGTCGGCTGGGGGCAACGGCAGAGAaggctgctgctgtgggaaCAGCCAATAAGACTACAGTAGAAGGCATCCATGCTGCTGTGAAACATGCTAGGGAGCTCACACCACAGGTGCTTCTGTTTCATTTGGCTGCCCCTGATTTGCATGATCACCTACCGAGATAAAACATGTAGGTGTTATTTTCAATCTGAGCGTGACttgtttacttttttgtttgttttcacatcCAGGTAACGTCTGCCGCTCGGATCTTGTTGAAGAACCCTGGGAATAAAGCAGCGTATGAACACTTTGACACCATGAAGAACCAGTGGATCGACAATGTGGAGAGACTCACCGGTGTGgattttctcagcatttctcGTGCTGCTTAAAATATTATCTTGCTGCACATGAGACAGGATTTACAGAGGCGTGCTTATCTGTGTTTTCTCTCCCAGGTCTAGTGGATGAAGCTATCGACACCAAATCTCTGCTAGATGCGTCTGAGGAGGCGATAAAGAAAGACATCGACAAGTGCAGAGTTGCCATGGCAAATGTTCAGCCCCAAATGCTTGTTGCCGGGGCAACAAGCATAGCAAGGAGAGCTAATCGGGTCCTGTTGGTGGCTAAGAGGGAAGTTGAGAACTCTGAAGACCCACGATTCAGAGACACTGTGAAACACGCTTCAGACATCCTCTCGCACACCATCTCGCCTATGGTGATGGACGCCAAGGCGGTGGCAGGGAACATCCAAGATAAAGGTACTGGAGAAACACATGTTTAATATAATGACTGATAAAGAATGACACAGGTTTATTTACCATGTTTTCGCTGTTTGTTCCAAAGCGCTGCAGAAAGCCTACTTGGACTCGTGTCTGAGGATCCTGGCTGCAGTCGGAAAAGTTAGAGAAGCCTTTCAGCCTCAGGAGCCGGACttccctcctccacctcctgacCTGGATCAGCTCCATGTAAGCACATTCAAACACACATAACACACTTTATTCCCACAGTAGACTTTAGTAGTAGTTGTTAAACTATTAAATTGGGATTCCAGTGTTTTAGGGAAATATATCAGTCTTCCTTTATGTGGGGTTAACAAACTTTCTGAAACAGGGTCTTCACATTGCTCATGACAGCCAAGAATATTTTTTctctgatttaaatttgattgtctgtatttattttagacctaaatataatattttttgtCCCACTTGATAAAAATACTAATTTCTGATATGTAcactggttctgccggaggtttcctCCTGCtaaaaatgagtttttccttcctgctgttgctaagtgcttgctcatagagagtcctctgattgttggagttttctttgtattattgtagggatttactttacaatataaagcacctcgaggaaactgttgttgtgaattttatatcaataaaattgaattgaaatataCTTGTGAATCACATATTGTTATGCATGGTGGTCAAACCCAAGCAATTTAGGATCAAACAGCAGTATGATGGAAGAACGTCTATGAGTTATTATGAactacatgtatgtgtgttttcaggtTAGTGATGAGCAGGCACCACCCAAACCTCCGTTACCAGAGGGGGAAGTGCCTCCGCCTCGGCCTCCTCCTCCAGAGGAAAAGGATGAGGAGTTCCCGGAGCAGAAAGCTGGAGAGGTGCTCAGCGAGCCCATGATGGTGGCAGCCAGGCAGCTGCACGATGAGGCGCGCAAGTGGTCGAGCAAGGTCAGttcacgcaaacacacacatatttgcATATTTAACCAAACACCTGTGtataattttaaaatcatgattTCCGATTTATAACAATACACAAGTTAAGAACCATTCATGTTTCTGCCCAGCTGTGATCAAAGAATAtggttttatttctctttttttttgttgctttgctGGCTAGttgtctaaagaaaaaaaaagtcccatCTGTGGATATCTGAAATTCTTGAAATTATGTTGGTCCTGAAATATGGAAATCAGTTGCTTGATTCCAGTTTCAGAGGGAAACCGGAAACTGTCATCTATTTAAAGTGTCAGCATGTGACTTTGTTCACCGTGTACACGTGCACACTCAACATGCACGAAGTGAATATGAGATAATGTGTCACATGCAGTGAGAAAACCCAGCCTCAAATCTATATTACAGAAACACACTCCACTTACAGCAGACGTTATCTACTTCGTCTTTCCTCATATCTCTGTGGCTGTCAGtgttccgtgtgtgtgtgtgtgtgtgtgtgtgtgtgtgtgtgtgtgtgtgtgtgtaaaagaacTGTACACAGGAACAGCTAATCTGTATAAATAACCAGGAATAATGCCCTCTTGCTATCTTTCTGGAGCTGATAACCATTTTCCCCTTAATGGCGCGGCTAacagtttttccacagatgttttgtgtgtcttttaaaAACTATCCACAAACATCCAGACCTCTCTGGTGTTGGGTCACACTCAGTTTGCCAGCTCAGCACTAGACCTTGTTTGATTATGCAAATAGGTTATAAACTCTCAGCTCAGCCACCGCCTCAGAGTAAGGCACATCATTCACCCGCTGCCTTCCCAAACCAGCTCctctttccttttattttccCCCCATCTAAATCGTCTGTGCCTATGTGTGCAGTTTCACCTCCCCTGTCCCTGCACCTTCACCTTGCTTGAATACGCTCCTCCTTCCTCCTGTAAATCTCCTGTCCTTTATTCTTCTACCCAGTGCCTCTCATACTATACTAAATGCCTCCTTTTCCCATGCTTCCTTCCCTCCTGCCATCCCTGGCTTTCCACTCCCCCCTTCTTCTCCAcattcctcctttttttcctcctcctcccaccCCTTTTGCCTCCCTTCCTTTCCTTCCCATCCCCATCAATCCTCCAACCACCACCAACAAACCCCCCCACTGCCTGGCCCAGCCTGAGGATGAGGAGGCAGTAGAGGAGAGGGAGGTAGATGATGAAGATGAGTTTACTGATGGTGAGGATGACTATGAGccagagctgctgctgatgcCATCCAACCAGCCTGTCAATCAACCCATTCTGGCAGCTGCCCAGTCTCTCCATCAGGAGGCGCGCAAGTGGTCCAGCAAGGTCTGCGCACATACATGCACATGAGCGCACACACAACCACATGTGGGTCAAACAGTACGTGTAAAAGGCTCTAAGTGTTTTGGGTACTGTTTGACCCACGCACGCACACGTGCACGTACACTCACGCATGCAAAGAGATAAATGCACGACACAAGGAATAGCCCCACAGGACAG
It encodes:
- the LOC100707163 gene encoding vinculin isoform X3; this encodes MPVFHTKTIESILEPVAQQISHLVIMHEEGEVDGKAIPDLTVPVAAVQAAVSNLVRVGKETVQTTEDQVMKRDMPPAFIKVENSCSKLVQAAQMLKADPYSVPARDYLIDGSRGILSGTSDLLLTFDEAEVRKIIRVCKGILEYLAVAEVVETMEDLITYTKNLGPGMTKMSKMIEERQQELTHQEHRQMLISSMNTIKELLPVLISAIKIFVATKSSRGAGVEEAERNRRFTFEKMSAEINEIIRVLQLTTWDEDAWANKKDMEALKRSLALIESKMAQAKSWLKDPHGQPGDPGEVALRVILDEAGKVGELCAGKERKDILATTKALGQMTDQVTDLRARGQGPTPGCVQRAGQCSQGLDLLFGKVDSAARRLEALINAKQAIARRLDAAQAWLADPHGGPEGEENIRALLAEAKRIADLCEDPKERDDILRSISEIAGLTARLMELRRQGKGDSPEARALAKQIGAALLTLQSKTNRAVANMRPAKPAVTLEGKMEQALRWVNNPGVDDRGVGQAAIRGMVGEGRRLAGGLLGPYRQDMIGRCDRTEALMTSLADMAGRGEAEAPHARATAAQLQDTLKDLRQRMQEVMTQEVSDVFSDTTTPIKLLAVAATAPPDAPNREEVFEERAGNFETHAGRLGATAEKAAAVGTANKTTVEGIHAAVKHARELTPQVTSAARILLKNPGNKAAYEHFDTMKNQWIDNVERLTGLVDEAIDTKSLLDASEEAIKKDIDKCRVAMANVQPQMLVAGATSIARRANRVLLVAKREVENSEDPRFRDTVKHASDILSHTISPMVMDAKAVAGNIQDKALQKAYLDSCLRILAAVGKVREAFQPQEPDFPPPPPDLDQLHVSDEQAPPKPPLPEGEVPPPRPPPPEEKDEEFPEQKAGEVLSEPMMVAARQLHDEARKWSSKPEDEEAVEEREVDDEDEFTDGEDDYEPELLLMPSNQPVNQPILAAAQSLHQEARKWSSKGNDIIAAAKRMALLMAEMSRLVRGGSGNKRALIQCAKDIAKASDEVTRLAKEVAKQCTDRRIRTNLLQVCERIPTISTQLKILSTVKATMLGRTNISEEESEQATEMLVHNAQNLMQSVKETVREAEAASIKIRTDAGFTLRWVRKTPWYQ
- the LOC100707163 gene encoding vinculin isoform X4 — its product is MPVFHTKTIESILEPVAQQISHLVIMHEEGEVDGKAIPDLTVPVAAVQAAVSNLVRVGKETVQTTEDQVMKRDMPPAFIKVENSCSKLVQAAQMLKADPYSVPARDYLIDGSRGILSGTSDLLLTFDEAEVRKIIRVCKGILEYLAVAEVVETMEDLITYTKNLGPGMTKMSKMIEERQQELTHQEHRQMLISSMNTIKELLPVLISAIKIFVATKSSRGAGVEEAERNRRFTFEKMSAEINEIIRVLQLTTWDEDAWANKDMEALKRSLALIESKMAQAKSWLKDPHGQPGDPGEVALRVILDEAGKVGELCAGKERKDILATTKALGQMTDQVTDLRARGQGPTPGCVQRAGQCSQGLDLLFGKVDSAARRLEALINAKQAIARRLDAAQAWLADPHGGPEGEENIRALLAEAKRIADLCEDPKERDDILRSISEIAGLTARLMELRRQGKGDSPEARALAKQIGAALLTLQSKTNRAVANMRPAKPAVTLEGKMEQALRWVNNPGVDDRGVGQAAIRGMVGEGRRLAGGLLGPYRQDMIGRCDRTEALMTSLADMAGRGEAEAPHARATAAQLQDTLKDLRQRMQEVMTQEVSDVFSDTTTPIKLLAVAATAPPDAPNREEVFEERAGNFETHAGRLGATAEKAAAVGTANKTTVEGIHAAVKHARELTPQVTSAARILLKNPGNKAAYEHFDTMKNQWIDNVERLTGLVDEAIDTKSLLDASEEAIKKDIDKCRVAMANVQPQMLVAGATSIARRANRVLLVAKREVENSEDPRFRDTVKHASDILSHTISPMVMDAKAVAGNIQDKALQKAYLDSCLRILAAVGKVREAFQPQEPDFPPPPPDLDQLHVSDEQAPPKPPLPEGEVPPPRPPPPEEKDEEFPEQKAGEVLSEPMMVAARQLHDEARKWSSKPEDEEAVEEREVDDEDEFTDGEDDYEPELLLMPSNQPVNQPILAAAQSLHQEARKWSSKGNDIIAAAKRMALLMAEMSRLVRGGSGNKRALIQCAKDIAKASDEVTRLAKEVAKQCTDRRIRTNLLQVCERIPTISTQLKILSTVKATMLGRTNISEEESEQATEMLVHNAQNLMQSVKETVREAEAASIKIRTDAGFTLRWVRKTPWYQ
- the LOC100707163 gene encoding vinculin isoform X1 → MPVFHTKTIESILEPVAQQISHLVIMHEEGEVDGKAIPDLTVPVAAVQAAVSNLVRVGKETVQTTEDQVMKRDMPPAFIKVENSCSKLVQAAQMLKADPYSVPARDYLIDGSRGILSGTSDLLLTFDEAEVRKIIRVCKGILEYLAVAEVVETMEDLITYTKNLGPGMTKMSKMIEERQQELTHQEHRQMLISSMNTIKELLPVLISAIKIFVATKSSRGAGVEEAERNRRFTFEKMSAEINEIIRVLQLTTWDEDAWANKKDMEALKRSLALIESKMAQAKSWLKDPHGQPGDPGEVALRVILDEAGKVGELCAGKERKDILATTKALGQMTDQVTDLRARGQGPTPGCVQRAGQCSQGLDLLFGKVDSAARRLEALINAKQAIARRLDAAQAWLADPHGGPEGEENIRALLAEAKRIADLCEDPKERDDILRSISEIAGLTARLMELRRQGKGDSPEARALAKQIGAALLTLQSKTNRAVANMRPAKPAVTLEGKMEQALRWVNNPGVDDRGVECERLQWNTGQAAIRGMVGEGRRLAGGLLGPYRQDMIGRCDRTEALMTSLADMAGRGEAEAPHARATAAQLQDTLKDLRQRMQEVMTQEVSDVFSDTTTPIKLLAVAATAPPDAPNREEVFEERAGNFETHAGRLGATAEKAAAVGTANKTTVEGIHAAVKHARELTPQVTSAARILLKNPGNKAAYEHFDTMKNQWIDNVERLTGLVDEAIDTKSLLDASEEAIKKDIDKCRVAMANVQPQMLVAGATSIARRANRVLLVAKREVENSEDPRFRDTVKHASDILSHTISPMVMDAKAVAGNIQDKALQKAYLDSCLRILAAVGKVREAFQPQEPDFPPPPPDLDQLHVSDEQAPPKPPLPEGEVPPPRPPPPEEKDEEFPEQKAGEVLSEPMMVAARQLHDEARKWSSKPEDEEAVEEREVDDEDEFTDGEDDYEPELLLMPSNQPVNQPILAAAQSLHQEARKWSSKGNDIIAAAKRMALLMAEMSRLVRGGSGNKRALIQCAKDIAKASDEVTRLAKEVAKQCTDRRIRTNLLQVCERIPTISTQLKILSTVKATMLGRTNISEEESEQATEMLVHNAQNLMQSVKETVREAEAASIKIRTDAGFTLRWVRKTPWYQ
- the LOC100707163 gene encoding vinculin isoform X2 yields the protein MPVFHTKTIESILEPVAQQISHLVIMHEEGEVDGKAIPDLTVPVAAVQAAVSNLVRVGKETVQTTEDQVMKRDMPPAFIKVENSCSKLVQAAQMLKADPYSVPARDYLIDGSRGILSGTSDLLLTFDEAEVRKIIRVCKGILEYLAVAEVVETMEDLITYTKNLGPGMTKMSKMIEERQQELTHQEHRQMLISSMNTIKELLPVLISAIKIFVATKSSRGAGVEEAERNRRFTFEKMSAEINEIIRVLQLTTWDEDAWANKDMEALKRSLALIESKMAQAKSWLKDPHGQPGDPGEVALRVILDEAGKVGELCAGKERKDILATTKALGQMTDQVTDLRARGQGPTPGCVQRAGQCSQGLDLLFGKVDSAARRLEALINAKQAIARRLDAAQAWLADPHGGPEGEENIRALLAEAKRIADLCEDPKERDDILRSISEIAGLTARLMELRRQGKGDSPEARALAKQIGAALLTLQSKTNRAVANMRPAKPAVTLEGKMEQALRWVNNPGVDDRGVECERLQWNTGQAAIRGMVGEGRRLAGGLLGPYRQDMIGRCDRTEALMTSLADMAGRGEAEAPHARATAAQLQDTLKDLRQRMQEVMTQEVSDVFSDTTTPIKLLAVAATAPPDAPNREEVFEERAGNFETHAGRLGATAEKAAAVGTANKTTVEGIHAAVKHARELTPQVTSAARILLKNPGNKAAYEHFDTMKNQWIDNVERLTGLVDEAIDTKSLLDASEEAIKKDIDKCRVAMANVQPQMLVAGATSIARRANRVLLVAKREVENSEDPRFRDTVKHASDILSHTISPMVMDAKAVAGNIQDKALQKAYLDSCLRILAAVGKVREAFQPQEPDFPPPPPDLDQLHVSDEQAPPKPPLPEGEVPPPRPPPPEEKDEEFPEQKAGEVLSEPMMVAARQLHDEARKWSSKPEDEEAVEEREVDDEDEFTDGEDDYEPELLLMPSNQPVNQPILAAAQSLHQEARKWSSKGNDIIAAAKRMALLMAEMSRLVRGGSGNKRALIQCAKDIAKASDEVTRLAKEVAKQCTDRRIRTNLLQVCERIPTISTQLKILSTVKATMLGRTNISEEESEQATEMLVHNAQNLMQSVKETVREAEAASIKIRTDAGFTLRWVRKTPWYQ